A single Marinitoga aeolica DNA region contains:
- the cobS gene encoding adenosylcobinamide-GDP ribazoletransferase encodes MKGIILMFNFFTRIPIYTEYNEKDFSKGMYFLPLIGLIIGFLMYIFSYIPVEKTIYVLFSWILYIWITGGLHLDGVADSFDGIFSNRNKEEILRIMKDSRIGTFGVVGLIVLILTNLIFSYYINYVYILIMPVIGRSSALLSASVSTYARNNGMGYVFITHSNIRKFFISFLIVLPILVLFNIFILLPIIITYIFVIFLTKKISEKIGGMTGDTIGLIIELSQTIFLITIYILRGML; translated from the coding sequence ATGAAAGGCATAATATTAATGTTTAATTTTTTTACCAGAATACCAATATATACTGAGTACAATGAAAAAGATTTTTCTAAAGGTATGTATTTTTTACCTTTAATTGGATTAATTATAGGTTTTTTAATGTATATATTTTCGTATATTCCTGTTGAAAAAACTATATATGTTTTATTTAGTTGGATATTATACATTTGGATTACAGGTGGGCTTCATTTAGATGGTGTAGCTGATTCATTTGATGGAATATTTAGTAATAGAAATAAAGAAGAAATATTAAGAATAATGAAAGATAGCCGAATAGGCACCTTTGGTGTAGTAGGATTAATTGTTTTAATATTAACAAATTTAATTTTTAGTTATTATATAAACTACGTATATATTTTAATTATGCCAGTAATAGGAAGAAGTTCAGCATTATTATCTGCATCAGTATCTACATATGCAAGAAATAATGGCATGGGATATGTATTTATAACTCATTCAAATATAAGAAAATTTTTTATATCCTTCTTAATAGTATTACCTATATTAGTGTTATTTAATATATTTATATTATTGCCAATAATAATAACGTATATATTCGTTATATTTTTAACTAAAAAAATAAGTGAGAAAATAGGTGGTATGACAGGAGATACAATAGGATTAATAATTGAATTATCACAAACAATATTTTTAATAACAATATATATTTTGAGGGGTATGTTATGA
- a CDS encoding aspartate-alanine antiporter-like transporter, with product MKNPYLLLFLSIFFGILLGKIKIKNFKLGSSGALFSGLIIGWYSTSLHSNNVEVINKLNGEFQQFFLFSLILFISSIGLIASKDLDKIIRKYGVRFLIMAFFITFTGFITTYIFSGFGNKYEFVGIYSGALTSSPGLATALETASNYEKEIISGYTFGYIPGVLAVILSMYIFPYIFKINIENEKKALMEEIHFEKDKEEKFDFLAYSLVIIIGILIGNYTFDLNYISFKLGITGGVLLSSLFLGRLGKVWIFDFRMNKKILKTFQEFGLLMFLSSVGLKSGYNTLNNLNAQTLNLIFYSFIIALIAIILGFIFGKYVLKINWIILSGSVCGGMTSTPGLGAAIDANNSEEVAIGYGATYPFALLGMVIFNKILIMIN from the coding sequence ATGAAAAATCCATATTTATTATTGTTTTTATCAATATTTTTTGGAATTTTGTTGGGTAAAATAAAAATTAAAAACTTCAAATTAGGTAGTTCTGGAGCATTATTTAGTGGTTTAATAATAGGCTGGTATTCAACCAGCCTTCATTCAAATAATGTAGAAGTAATAAATAAACTCAATGGTGAATTTCAACAATTTTTTTTATTTTCACTGATATTATTTATATCATCAATAGGATTAATAGCATCAAAAGATTTAGACAAAATTATAAGAAAATATGGAGTAAGATTTTTAATTATGGCATTTTTTATTACCTTTACCGGGTTTATAACAACGTATATATTTTCCGGATTTGGTAATAAATATGAATTTGTTGGTATATATTCTGGTGCTTTAACCAGTTCTCCTGGATTAGCAACGGCATTAGAAACAGCATCAAATTATGAAAAAGAAATAATATCTGGATATACTTTTGGATATATTCCAGGAGTTTTAGCAGTGATTCTTTCTATGTATATATTTCCATATATATTTAAAATAAATATAGAAAATGAAAAAAAAGCGTTAATGGAAGAAATACATTTTGAAAAAGACAAAGAAGAAAAATTTGATTTTTTAGCTTATTCTTTAGTAATAATAATTGGAATATTAATAGGAAATTACACATTTGACCTTAATTATATATCTTTTAAATTAGGAATTACAGGTGGTGTATTGTTATCCTCTTTATTTTTAGGAAGACTTGGAAAAGTATGGATATTCGATTTTAGAATGAATAAAAAAATATTAAAAACATTTCAGGAATTTGGATTATTGATGTTTCTTTCTTCAGTAGGATTAAAATCCGGATATAATACATTAAATAATTTAAATGCACAAACACTCAATTTAATCTTTTATTCTTTTATAATAGCCTTAATAGCAATAATATTAGGATTTATATTTGGTAAATATGTTTTAAAGATAAATTGGATAATATTATCAGGTTCTGTTTGTGGTGGAATGACCAGTACCCCAGGATTAGGTGCAGCAATAGATGCAAATAATTCAGAAGAGGTTGCAATAGGTTATGGAGCGACATATCCTTTTGCATTACTTGGAATGGTGATATTTAATAAAATTTTGATAATGATAAATTAA
- a CDS encoding succinate--CoA ligase subunit alpha, producing the protein MINGNERVCVQGITGKYGKLHTEKMLKYGTKILCGVSKNKNIKNINGIEVLNNMNDAIEKYNVDTSIVFVPAPFAKEAVFEAINAGVKKIIIITEHIPQQDMLDIYKISKDNGVTIIGPNCPGVILPGVSKIGIMPENAFKPGDIAVISRSGTLMYEISNYLSKYSTGIKVGIGLGGDPIIGTSIAEAFDYIIEEDIKKVVVIGEVGGNEEIKGIEYALKKGYNGDIKVFFAGRTAPKGKRMGHAGAIIEGLEGSIEYKEMKLKDLGVNVIRQIPNLA; encoded by the coding sequence ATGATTAATGGCAATGAAAGAGTATGTGTTCAAGGAATTACAGGGAAATACGGTAAATTACATACAGAAAAAATGCTAAAATATGGGACTAAAATTTTGTGCGGTGTTTCGAAAAATAAAAACATAAAAAATATAAATGGAATAGAAGTTTTAAATAATATGAATGATGCAATAGAAAAATATAATGTAGATACTTCAATAGTTTTTGTTCCAGCACCATTTGCTAAAGAAGCTGTATTTGAAGCAATTAATGCAGGAGTAAAAAAAATAATAATAATAACAGAACATATACCCCAACAGGATATGTTAGATATATATAAAATATCTAAAGATAATGGTGTAACGATAATAGGACCCAATTGTCCGGGAGTAATATTACCAGGTGTATCAAAAATTGGAATAATGCCAGAAAATGCGTTTAAGCCTGGAGATATTGCTGTTATTTCTAGAAGTGGAACATTGATGTATGAAATATCAAATTATTTATCGAAATATTCAACAGGAATAAAAGTGGGTATAGGTCTTGGTGGTGATCCTATTATTGGAACATCAATTGCAGAAGCATTTGATTATATAATAGAAGAAGATATAAAAAAGGTAGTAGTTATAGGTGAAGTGGGTGGTAATGAAGAAATTAAAGGTATTGAATATGCATTAAAAAAAGGATATAATGGAGATATAAAAGTATTTTTTGCAGGAAGAACAGCACCAAAAGGTAAGAGAATGGGACATGCTGGCGCTATTATAGAGGGATTAGAAGGTAGTATAGAATATAAAGAGATGAAGTTGAAAGATCTTGGAGTTAATGTAATAAGGCAAATTCCAAATTTGGCATAG
- a CDS encoding ATP-grasp domain-containing protein, whose amino-acid sequence MKIHEFLGKKFLKEYGIKVPAAYLIKEEKEIEFKFLPAVLKSQVLVGSRMKAGGVLFAHTREEFIVKAQDLLFKEIKGENPYGVLVEEMIPFEKEHYISLVLDREEKDIIILYSQNGGIDIEENKNSIIKTNFENYEKILPEKIQKIIPNLRKLFREKDLTLLEINPLVEGINGEIYALDSVMHLDDNAIFRQEWAKEFVEEKYPFHFVKLDGDIGIIGCGAGIVMATMDAVKLEGGEPADFLDLGGGAEKNTTIEALNLLKQYGINRIILNIFGGITKCDEIAQGLVEFIGENPEMQLYVRLTGTNEEEAKKILKESNIGYYDDMYSMISDAVRMVRIND is encoded by the coding sequence ATGAAGATTCATGAATTTTTAGGGAAAAAGTTTTTAAAAGAGTATGGTATTAAAGTGCCAGCAGCATATTTGATAAAGGAAGAAAAAGAAATAGAATTTAAATTTCTTCCTGCGGTATTAAAATCACAGGTGCTGGTTGGTAGTCGTATGAAAGCGGGTGGTGTATTATTTGCTCATACAAGAGAAGAGTTTATTGTAAAAGCACAAGATTTATTATTTAAAGAGATAAAAGGTGAAAATCCATATGGTGTTCTTGTAGAAGAGATGATACCATTTGAAAAAGAACATTATATATCACTTGTTTTGGATAGGGAAGAAAAAGATATTATTATACTATACTCACAAAATGGTGGTATCGATATAGAAGAAAATAAAAACAGTATAATAAAAACTAATTTTGAAAATTACGAAAAGATTTTGCCAGAAAAGATACAAAAAATTATACCAAATTTAAGAAAATTATTTAGAGAAAAGGATTTAACATTATTAGAAATAAATCCTTTAGTTGAAGGTATTAATGGAGAAATATATGCACTTGATAGTGTAATGCATCTTGACGATAATGCGATATTTAGACAAGAATGGGCAAAAGAGTTTGTTGAAGAAAAATATCCATTTCATTTTGTTAAATTAGATGGTGATATTGGAATAATAGGATGTGGTGCAGGAATTGTTATGGCTACAATGGATGCAGTAAAATTAGAAGGTGGTGAACCAGCAGATTTTTTAGATCTTGGTGGTGGTGCTGAGAAAAATACAACAATAGAAGCATTAAATCTTTTAAAACAATATGGCATAAATCGTATAATATTAAATATCTTTGGTGGAATAACAAAGTGTGATGAAATAGCCCAAGGACTTGTGGAATTTATAGGTGAAAATCCAGAAATGCAATTATATGTTAGATTAACAGGAACAAATGAAGAGGAAGCTAAAAAAATATTAAAAGAAAGTAATATAGGATATTATGATGATATGTATTCAATGATTTCAGATGCTGTAAGGATGGTGAGAATCAATGATTAA
- a CDS encoding S8 family peptidase has translation MKNLKYILIAFLSVLFLFASCQSSLLNSNSNNLSNNNISFGEFNNEQIIEGRLLVGYENKEAVNKIKELLKGEIYVEIPEIKVVGIKFNGTVKEAYSKLKSLKLEGIKYVEPSFKRDLIDPTPGIIDDTITKNIDGVSEDSLWGLNKIGAKDAWQVATGTHVVVAVVDTPIDAQHPDLQGQFVTGFDPVTGNLIMPDEDYENDKYLGDEHGTHVAGTIAAKKDGKGVVGLAYGAKIMSIPIFQPGYVGDAYVARGIIWAVNHGAQVLSNSWGGGGYSKTLKAAIDYALFNNAVFVAAAGNSHTDQHWHYPSSYPGVIAVAASNARDEVTDFSNHSDTISVAAPGEKILSTVPRSTPAVYGEPYDYWNGTSMATPHVSALAALLKQLHPNATPYQIRKMIENTAVDIDEQGWDHASGFGRIDAAAAVNTTLPTYIGSTRDFYVYSNDGMPLSNVFLSLIRKSGDGGNYYVTTDDGWAGLYNVDPGNYTLILSGPDYLQLDSPIFRPEEATTLIKDITFTNDSTEINLFLDSSFKLDLTFDSTFTGGATLMVEDINYLYSPFYVVNTYSIDEEATNVSFDLSDLSGQFRLFVYRDVTKNASEVSFEGTATINGHPVPVSGLIPYGKSKGFVEDNRFVGQVDPGLIPWTLF, from the coding sequence ATGAAAAATTTAAAATATATTTTAATTGCTTTTCTATCTGTTTTATTTCTTTTTGCTAGCTGTCAGTCTTCTTTACTAAATAGTAACTCTAACAATTTATCAAATAATAATATATCTTTTGGAGAATTTAACAATGAACAAATCATTGAAGGAAGACTTCTTGTTGGTTATGAAAATAAAGAAGCTGTTAATAAAATAAAGGAATTATTAAAAGGAGAAATTTATGTTGAAATACCAGAAATTAAAGTTGTTGGAATTAAATTCAACGGAACAGTTAAAGAAGCTTATTCGAAATTAAAGTCTTTAAAATTAGAAGGAATTAAATACGTCGAACCAAGTTTCAAAAGAGATTTAATAGATCCTACTCCTGGAATTATCGATGATACTATAACAAAAAATATCGATGGTGTTTCAGAAGATAGTTTATGGGGTTTAAATAAAATTGGTGCTAAAGATGCTTGGCAAGTAGCTACAGGAACACATGTCGTTGTTGCAGTTGTAGATACACCTATAGATGCTCAGCATCCAGATTTACAAGGACAATTCGTTACTGGGTTTGATCCTGTAACTGGAAATTTAATAATGCCAGACGAAGATTATGAGAACGATAAATATTTAGGTGATGAGCACGGAACACATGTTGCTGGAACCATTGCTGCTAAAAAAGATGGAAAGGGTGTTGTTGGTTTAGCATATGGCGCAAAAATAATGTCTATTCCTATTTTCCAACCTGGTTATGTTGGTGATGCTTATGTAGCAAGAGGAATTATATGGGCTGTAAACCATGGAGCACAAGTATTATCAAATAGTTGGGGTGGTGGTGGATACTCTAAAACATTAAAAGCTGCTATAGATTATGCATTATTTAATAATGCTGTGTTTGTTGCTGCTGCTGGAAATTCTCATACTGATCAACACTGGCATTATCCATCATCATATCCTGGAGTAATAGCCGTTGCTGCATCTAATGCAAGAGATGAAGTTACAGATTTTTCTAATCATAGTGACACAATATCTGTAGCTGCACCAGGTGAAAAAATATTATCCACAGTTCCAAGAAGTACTCCTGCTGTATATGGAGAACCATATGATTACTGGAATGGAACATCTATGGCAACACCTCATGTTTCAGCTTTAGCTGCATTATTAAAACAATTACATCCAAACGCAACACCATATCAAATAAGAAAAATGATAGAAAATACTGCAGTAGATATTGATGAACAAGGCTGGGATCATGCATCAGGGTTTGGAAGAATTGATGCTGCAGCTGCTGTTAATACAACATTACCAACATATATTGGATCTACAAGAGATTTTTATGTATATAGCAATGATGGTATGCCATTATCAAATGTATTTTTATCTTTGATTAGAAAAAGCGGAGATGGTGGCAATTATTATGTTACTACAGACGATGGTTGGGCAGGATTGTATAATGTTGATCCTGGAAACTATACTTTAATTTTAAGTGGACCTGATTATTTACAATTAGATTCACCTATTTTCAGACCAGAGGAAGCTACTACTTTAATTAAAGATATTACTTTTACAAATGATAGTACAGAAATTAATCTATTTTTAGATTCGTCATTCAAGTTAGATTTAACCTTTGATTCAACATTTACAGGTGGTGCCACATTAATGGTTGAAGATATTAATTATTTATATTCACCATTTTATGTAGTAAATACATACTCAATAGATGAAGAAGCAACTAATGTATCCTTTGATCTTTCAGATTTAAGTGGACAATTTAGATTATTTGTATATAGAGATGTAACAAAAAATGCTAGCGAAGTATCTTTTGAAGGTACTGCTACAATTAATGGACATCCTGTTCCTGTATCTGGCTTAATTCCATATGGAAAATCAAAAGGTTTTGTTGAAGATAATAGATTTGTTGGACAGGTTGATCCTGGTTTAATTCCTTGGACACTTTTCTAA
- a CDS encoding histidine phosphatase family protein, which yields MNLIIVRHVETEANIKRIFSGWSNYDITQNGLNQINELKKTFKYMYADYVISSPLYRAYYTALEISKVINTKIVIDERIKEINFGIFDGKTIEEIKEKYYKEYILWMGNYKKYCFPNGECYSSFFKRIDEFLNDLDKTKKYIIVTHGGVINYITGKHISLGDYMEVGI from the coding sequence ATGAATTTAATAATAGTAAGACATGTTGAAACAGAAGCAAATATAAAAAGAATATTTAGTGGTTGGAGTAATTATGATATTACACAAAATGGACTTAATCAAATTAATGAATTAAAAAAAACTTTTAAATATATGTATGCAGATTATGTTATATCCAGTCCATTATATAGAGCATATTATACAGCATTAGAAATATCAAAGGTTATAAATACAAAAATTGTTATTGACGAAAGAATAAAAGAAATAAATTTTGGTATTTTTGATGGCAAAACAATAGAAGAGATTAAAGAAAAATATTATAAAGAATATATATTGTGGATGGGAAATTATAAGAAATATTGTTTTCCAAATGGCGAGTGTTATTCTTCTTTCTTTAAAAGAATAGATGAATTTTTAAATGATTTAGATAAGACAAAAAAATATATTATAGTTACACATGGTGGTGTAATTAATTATATAACAGGAAAGCACATAAGTTTAGGCGATTATATGGAGGTGGGAATATAA
- a CDS encoding PD-(D/E)XK nuclease domain-containing protein codes for MELIHENYEEFKIAFKKIVERTISYFDVSGEEPERFYHGLILGMVVGLSKKYIVKSNREAGYGRADVILIPKEKKEPGIIFEFKKHYIKEGDLKNSAEKGIKQIEEKGYEEEIKSYGIEKIIKVAIAFDKKNVEILIK; via the coding sequence ATGGAATTAATACATGAAAACTATGAAGAATTTAAAATAGCATTTAAAAAGATAGTAGAAAGAACAATAAGTTATTTTGATGTAAGTGGAGAAGAACCAGAAAGGTTTTATCATGGATTAATACTGGGAATGGTAGTGGGACTAAGCAAAAAATACATAGTAAAAAGCAATAGAGAAGCAGGATATGGAAGAGCAGATGTAATATTAATACCCAAAGAAAAAAAAGAACCGGGAATAATATTTGAATTCAAAAAACATTACATAAAAGAAGGGGATTTAAAAAACAGTGCAGAAAAAGGAATAAAACAAATAGAAGAAAAAGGGTATGAAGAAGAAATAAAGAGTTATGGAATAGAAAAAATAATAAAAGTTGCTATTGCTTTTGATAAAAAGAATGTTGAAATATTAATTAAATGA
- the cobU gene encoding bifunctional adenosylcobinamide kinase/adenosylcobinamide-phosphate guanylyltransferase — translation MIVLVTGGARSGKSTFAQEYISKIGNKIVYIATAIPFDDGMKYRIKKHRDSRPKEWKTIEMYKSFEKLESNIDFLNSDSILFECMTLMVSNLLLEENIENADYETIENIEKKIFFEVKKIIEIMKKYNKNLIIVTNEVGMGIVPSYKLGNIFRDIAGRINQYLAKEADEVYITIAGIPLKLKG, via the coding sequence ATGATAGTTTTAGTCACAGGAGGAGCGAGAAGTGGGAAAAGCACATTTGCACAGGAATATATAAGTAAAATAGGAAATAAAATAGTATATATAGCAACAGCAATACCATTTGATGATGGTATGAAATATAGAATAAAAAAGCACAGAGATTCTAGACCTAAAGAATGGAAGACTATAGAAATGTATAAATCATTTGAGAAATTAGAATCTAATATAGATTTTTTAAACAGCGATTCAATTTTATTTGAATGTATGACACTAATGGTATCCAATCTATTATTAGAAGAAAATATAGAAAATGCAGATTATGAAACAATAGAAAATATAGAGAAAAAAATATTTTTTGAAGTAAAGAAAATTATAGAAATAATGAAAAAATACAATAAAAATTTGATTATAGTTACAAATGAAGTTGGTATGGGAATAGTACCATCATATAAACTTGGTAATATTTTTAGAGATATTGCCGGAAGAATAAATCAATATTTAGCTAAAGAGGCTGATGAGGTGTATATAACCATAGCAGGAATACCCTTAAAATTGAAGGGATGA
- a CDS encoding AIR synthase related protein: MIIKKIRDLTIVDIEDKELVISCDSSGAIGNKDMDVLKISPYIVGYFGAHVALCENIAYGATSITIVNTLSVEMNNTGKEIIKGIKKAAELIDIDTENVITGSTEENFPTIQTGIGVTVIGIKEKNINFKTEKEDVAVLVGLPKVGEEVLKSKSILTLDILKRLRDNDFIHEIIPIGSKGIFHEINEISKLWNLEFKLLNDNIDIYKSAGPATCAIITLKEENLKNLNIDIPVNILGRFN; encoded by the coding sequence ATAATTATAAAAAAAATAAGGGATTTAACAATTGTTGATATAGAGGATAAAGAATTAGTAATATCTTGTGATTCTTCTGGTGCAATTGGAAATAAAGATATGGATGTATTAAAAATTTCGCCATATATTGTTGGATATTTTGGAGCACATGTTGCATTATGTGAAAATATAGCATATGGTGCAACATCTATTACTATTGTAAACACATTATCAGTTGAAATGAATAATACAGGAAAAGAAATAATAAAAGGAATAAAAAAAGCAGCGGAATTAATAGATATAGATACGGAAAATGTAATTACAGGAAGTACAGAAGAGAATTTTCCAACAATACAAACTGGAATAGGTGTTACAGTTATAGGTATTAAAGAAAAAAATATAAACTTTAAAACAGAAAAAGAAGATGTTGCAGTATTGGTTGGATTACCTAAAGTTGGTGAAGAAGTGTTAAAAAGCAAATCCATTCTCACATTAGATATATTAAAGCGCTTAAGAGATAACGATTTTATACATGAAATAATACCCATAGGTTCAAAAGGCATTTTTCATGAAATTAATGAAATTTCTAAGCTGTGGAATTTAGAATTTAAATTACTTAATGATAATATTGATATATATAAAAGTGCTGGACCAGCAACATGTGCAATAATAACTTTAAAAGAAGAAAATTTAAAAAACTTAAATATTGATATACCAGTAAACATATTAGGAAGATTTAATTGA
- a CDS encoding AAA family ATPase: MKRLPIGRSDFKSIIEDNMYYIDKSMLIKEIIESGDVILITRPRRFGKTLNMSMMKYFFRNDQDNKYLFEGLKIWNEKEIIEKYLNKYPVIYLTFKDAKQNKLLSMKVNIKNSIKKIYDEHNYLLDSDVLSEIEKINFKQILEIEEIKGETIEERIAKEDTLYENSLKNLSEYLYRYYKQKVILLIDEYDTPIQQSYLNGYYDEFINFMGNILGNALKDNEYLEKGVLTGITRVAKESIFTGVNNLKVSTVLSELFNDKFGLTWKEVEETLRYYGLEYEKEKVIEWYNGYNFGGLEIYNPYSIINLADEKEIKYYWINSSGNALIKQLIRQSTAEVKTKIEELIEGKEIESSIDENLVYGDLDKSTEESIWTLFLFTGYLTWTKHTGEEGEPRYSLKITNKETL; the protein is encoded by the coding sequence ATGAAACGATTACCCATAGGCCGAAGTGATTTTAAAAGTATAATAGAAGATAATATGTATTATATAGATAAAAGTATGCTAATAAAAGAAATAATAGAAAGCGGAGATGTAATATTAATAACCAGACCAAGAAGATTTGGAAAAACATTAAATATGAGTATGATGAAATATTTTTTTAGAAATGATCAAGATAATAAGTATTTATTTGAAGGACTAAAAATCTGGAATGAAAAAGAGATAATAGAAAAGTATTTAAATAAATATCCAGTTATATATTTGACGTTTAAAGATGCTAAACAAAATAAACTATTATCAATGAAAGTAAACATAAAAAATAGTATAAAAAAAATATATGATGAACACAATTATTTATTAGATAGCGATGTACTTAGCGAAATAGAAAAAATAAATTTCAAGCAAATATTAGAAATAGAAGAAATAAAAGGAGAAACAATAGAAGAAAGAATAGCAAAAGAAGATACATTATATGAAAACAGTCTAAAAAATCTATCAGAATATCTTTACCGATATTACAAACAAAAAGTAATATTATTAATAGACGAATACGACACACCAATACAACAATCATATTTAAATGGATATTATGATGAGTTCATAAATTTCATGGGAAATATATTAGGAAACGCATTAAAAGACAATGAGTATTTAGAAAAAGGAGTATTAACAGGAATAACAAGAGTAGCAAAAGAAAGTATATTCACAGGAGTAAATAATTTAAAAGTATCAACAGTATTGAGTGAATTATTCAATGACAAATTTGGATTAACATGGAAAGAAGTAGAAGAAACATTAAGATATTATGGATTAGAATATGAAAAAGAAAAAGTAATAGAATGGTATAATGGATATAATTTTGGAGGATTAGAAATATACAACCCATATTCAATAATAAATTTAGCAGATGAAAAAGAAATAAAATACTATTGGATAAACAGCAGTGGAAATGCATTAATAAAACAACTAATAAGACAAAGTACAGCAGAAGTAAAAACAAAAATAGAAGAATTAATAGAAGGAAAAGAAATAGAAAGTAGTATAGATGAAAATTTAGTATATGGAGATTTAGATAAAAGTACAGAAGAAAGCATATGGACATTATTTCTATTCACAGGATACTTAACCTGGACAAAACATACAGGAGAAGAAGGAGAACCGAGATATAGTCTTAAAATAACAAACAAAGAAACATTATAA